In a genomic window of Infirmifilum sp. NZ:
- a CDS encoding cullin, translating into MSESERIMQAINTMRAEIRELRGEVLTLERALTSYLERLVSISSAMSATLGNIHSRLEENRRDVAIRLIYLKAMLLSMEYLESSTKLKSMEEYLKYVEERLKEAESGFKEHYLEIMRAYLQTVDNVFDQFVSISQDEFRLMDMTLSLMEDIRSMYQLLEPEYVDKDIVRLAVETDISRRIESLEKIKAALSKAKEKLSEASTTYERVSGQLLRFAFKPVSVKERETVLFLPVTRVRVTFKGEREEPVVETFGPRLDENKPLSIEDRLVSYVSGRLEGFPLKVDTDKIKSKLSALMSEAKEPDEKGVIAKMVEGVR; encoded by the coding sequence GTGTCCGAGTCCGAAAGGATAATGCAGGCTATCAACACCATGAGGGCGGAGATAAGGGAGCTGAGGGGCGAGGTCCTCACCTTGGAGAGAGCGCTCACCAGCTACCTTGAGAGGCTCGTAAGCATATCCTCTGCGATGAGCGCCACTTTGGGAAACATACACAGCAGGTTGGAGGAAAACAGGCGTGACGTGGCTATCAGGCTCATCTACTTGAAGGCTATGCTACTTTCGATGGAGTACTTGGAGTCTAGCACCAAGCTGAAGAGCATGGAGGAGTATCTCAAGTACGTGGAGGAGAGGCTTAAGGAGGCTGAGAGCGGCTTCAAAGAGCACTACCTGGAGATTATGAGGGCCTACCTTCAAACCGTGGACAACGTTTTCGACCAGTTCGTCAGTATTTCGCAGGATGAGTTCCGCCTCATGGATATGACTCTGAGCTTGATGGAGGACATCAGGAGCATGTACCAACTGCTAGAGCCAGAGTACGTGGACAAGGATATTGTGAGGCTTGCAGTCGAGACCGATATCTCGAGGAGGATTGAGTCGTTAGAAAAGATCAAAGCGGCGCTGTCGAAGGCAAAGGAAAAACTCTCCGAGGCGAGCACGACGTACGAGAGGGTTAGCGGCCAGCTTCTGAGATTCGCCTTTAAGCCGGTCTCCGTCAAGGAGAGGGAGACTGTGCTGTTTCTCCCCGTTACAAGGGTAAGGGTAACGTTCAAGGGTGAGCGGGAAGAGCCTGTTGTCGAAACCTTCGGGCCTAGGCTTGACGAGAACAAGCCGCTGAGCATCGAGGATAGGCTGGTGAGCTACGTTAGCGGCCGGCTCGAGGGCTTTCCGCTGAAGGTGGATACGGATAAAATCAAGTCGAAGCTGAGCGCGCTGATGTCGGAAGCTAAGGAGCCGGACGAGAAAGGCGTTATCGCTAAAATGGTGGAGGGGGTGAGGTAG